A single window of Melospiza georgiana isolate bMelGeo1 chromosome 19, bMelGeo1.pri, whole genome shotgun sequence DNA harbors:
- the SLC13A2 gene encoding LOW QUALITY PROTEIN: solute carrier family 13 member 2 (The sequence of the model RefSeq protein was modified relative to this genomic sequence to represent the inferred CDS: inserted 1 base in 1 codon): MAFSWQAVLACRKYLIIILVPLVFLPLPLVLPNKEALCGYVIIVMAIFWCTEALPLAVTALLPVLLFPLMNIMDSTTVCQEYLKDTNMLFLGGLVMAIAIETWNLHKRVALRVLLITGVRPALLLMGFMVVTAFLSMWISNTATTAMMVPIAQAVMEQLHKSEAESSTTGQVSEHTNKAFELQEKSPDSSKEPEEKGNSHVVVIEEEKKRKEELEKKHLKLSKGMSLCICYSSSIGGIATLTGTTPNLVLQGQVNDIFPNSGGIINFASWFSFAFPTMLVLLILAWIWLQILYLGFNFKKNFGCGVSPAAKAKEKQAYEIIKEESKKLGKMSFAEIEVLILFVLLVVLWFTREPGFIPGWATVLFNKDNTSYVTDATVALFISILLFILPSGFSNQDGEQEQTGGRAKFRAPPPLLDWKVVQEKMPWNIVFLLGGGFALAKGSEESGLSAWLGTKLTPLQSIPHPAIVFLLCLLIATFTECTSNVATTTLFLPILASMAEAICLNPLYVMLPCTLSASLAFMLPVATPPXAIVFSYGQLRVIDMAKAGFVLNILGVLTITLAINTWASSLFQLQTFPSWANRTGTCL; encoded by the exons gaggcACTCTGTGGCTATGTGATCATAGTGATGGCAATTTTCTGGTGCACAGAAGCTCTGCCTTTGGCTGTCACAGCTCTCCTGCCCGTCCTGCTGTTCCCACTAATGAATATCATGGATTCAACCACA GTGTGTCAGGAGTACCTGAAGGACACCAACATGCTCTTTTTGGGGGGCCTGGTGATGGCCATTGCCATCGAGACCTGGAACCTGCACAAGCGAGTGGCTCTGAGGGTCCTGCTGATCACGGGTGTCAGGCCAGCCCT GCTCCTGATGGGTTTCATGGTGGTGACAGCTTTCCTGTCCATGTGGATCAGCAACACAGCCACCACTGCCATGATGGTCCCCATCGCCCAGGCCGtgatggagcagctgcacaAGTCAGAAGCAGAGTCTAGCACCACTGGCCAGGTGTCTGAACACACCAACAAAGCCTttgagctgcaggaaaagtcACCTGACAGCTCCAAAGAGCCTGAGGAAAAAG GTAATTCTCATGTCGTGGTAattgaggaagagaaaaagagaaaagaagagctTGAGAAGAAGCACTTGAAGCTGTCCAAGGGAATGTCCCTGTGCATTTGTTACTCATCCAGCATTGGAGGGATTGCCACTCTGACCGGGACAACCCCAAACCTGGTGCTGCAAGGACAAGTTAATGA CATCTTCCCAAACAGTGGTGGCATCATCAACTTTGCCTCCTGGTTCTCCTTCGCCTTCCCCACCATGCTGGTGCTGCTGATTTTGGCCTGGATTTGGCTGCAGATCCTGTACCTGGGCTTCAA ttttaAGAAGAATTTTGGTTGTGGTGTCAGTCCTGCTGCCAAGGCTAAGGAGAAACAGGCCTATGAAATCATCAAGGAAGAGAGCAAGAAACTGGGCAAAATGAGCTTTGCAGAAATAGAAGTTTTAATCCTCTTTGTTCTCCTGGTGGTGTTGTGGTTTACAAGAGAACCTGGGTTCATCCCAGGCTGGGCAACAGTTCTCTTCAACAAAGATAACACAAG ctaTGTCACTGATGCTACAGTCGCCCTCTTCATCTCAATATTGCTCTTCATCCTCCCTTCTGGCTTTTCCAACCAGGACGGAGAGCAAGAGCAAACAG GGGGCAGGGCAAAGTTCCGGGCCCCTCCACCCCTGCTGGACTGGAAGGTGGTGCAGGAGAAGATGCCCTGGAACATCGTGTTCCTGCTGGGAGGGGGCTTTGCCCTGGCCAAGGGCAGCGAG gaatcTGGTCTGTCTGCATGGCTGGGCACCAAGCTGACCCCTCTGCAGAGCATCCCTCACCCAGCCATTGTCTTCCTCCTGTGCCTCCTCATCGCCACCTTCACCGAGTGCACCAGCAACGTGGCCACCACCACACTCTTCCTCCCCATTCTGGCTTCTATG GCTGAAGCAATTTGCCTCAACCCTCTCTATGTCATGCTGCCCTGTACACTCTCTGCATCTCTGGCCTTCATGCTCCCCGTGGCAACTCCTC ATGCCATTGTCTTCTCCTATGGACAGCTCAGGGTTATTGATATg GCCAAAGCTGGGTTTGTGCTCAACATTCTGGGAGTCCTGACCATCACCCTGGCCATCAACACCTGGGCCTCATCCCTGTTCCAGCTGCAGACCTTCCCCTCGTGGGCCAACAGGACAGGGACCTGTCTGtga